The Haloarcula laminariae genomic sequence GAGCCAGGTTTCTGCCGTACGCCACGAGGCCCGGAGCGCACGCATCGGCCGCTCTGGCCTGGTGGTAGTCACAGTACAGCGCGACCGGGAGCACCGGCGCGACGAACACGCCGGCGACGGTGACGCCGAGTTCGACCGGTCCGCCCTGTACGACCGTGGCGGCAAGTCCGACCAGCAGCCACGCAGCGGCGCCGTGGACGACCGTCGGGCGCCAGTTGTGGGCTGGCGCGCCTTCGGTGACGCGTTCGCTGCGTTTCGACGACTGACACGACATATCCGATGAACGGGTCTCACCGGCATCACTGGACGTTCGGCGCATGCCGAAATCTACCGGGGATATAAGCCACTCCCCCGCATACCCCCGCTGTGCGCGAGTTCATCTTCACTATCGACTACGACCGGAACGTGGACCCGCTGATGGACGTGTTCATCGACTACCCGGAGACCCACTCCCGGTCTATCGCCTGCAACGTGACCGAGGCGGGGATGTGGCGGCTCGAACGGGTCGCCGGCCCCGAGGCGGCGCTGGAACAGCTAGACGACGTCTACGAGAGCCCGGTGCAGTGTACGGAGTGTATCGGTACCCGCGACTGCGTGACAGACTGGTACTACGAGGTCATCTCCCGCGAGTCGGGCCGCCGAACGGTGTACAGCTACCGTTCGGAGGCCGGCGACTGCCACTCCATCCCCAGGCTCGCCATCGAACACGTCGGCCAGGGGGTCCTCGTCGAGACCGAGCGCCGGGGGAGCCGCTGTGAGTGGCGGCTCCTGCTCTGTTCGGACGAGGGCATCGACGACCTCTTTTCTGCCCTCGAAGCGGAGCTTCGGCCCGGGCTCACCGTCGAGTTCCGCCAGCTCGGCGAGCCGGCCTACTGGGCCGACGAGGCCGTCACGCTCGCGGAGCTCCCCCCGGAACAGCAGGCCGCCGTCGAGGCCGCCGTCGACTACGGCTACTACCGCACCCCCCGGGACGTCTCGCTTTCCGACCTCGCGGAGCGCCTCGACATCTCCCGGTCGACGCTGCAGTACCGCCTCCAGCGCGCCGAGTCGTGGATCGTCCGCTCGTTCGTCACCCGCTCGATGGGACCTGTCGAGGCCGACGAGGCTGTCGCCGAGGGGAGCCGGCTCCGGGTCGGCCGCTCCA encodes the following:
- a CDS encoding helix-turn-helix domain-containing protein, producing the protein MREFIFTIDYDRNVDPLMDVFIDYPETHSRSIACNVTEAGMWRLERVAGPEAALEQLDDVYESPVQCTECIGTRDCVTDWYYEVISRESGRRTVYSYRSEAGDCHSIPRLAIEHVGQGVLVETERRGSRCEWRLLLCSDEGIDDLFSALEAELRPGLTVEFRQLGEPAYWADEAVTLAELPPEQQAAVEAAVDYGYYRTPRDVSLSDLAERLDISRSTLQYRLQRAESWIVRSFVTRSMGPVEADEAVAEGSRLRVGRSSV